The Williamsia sp. DF01-3 genome has a window encoding:
- a CDS encoding ABC transporter substrate-binding protein has product MRTLPRRRTWIRVTLVPLIVMLLATVVAGCFDPLNRAGSRDPDPRHIVVGSGGVLESQIIGQIYIDVLEANGFTAENQLNSGTRERYLPALRAGDIDIAPDYIGNLLQYLAAAAPGLSEEEVTKYSSLTSLPDIENALPAVLGDDLLTYTPAPGSNSDSVTVTRQSAEKWNLVSIADLARVAQSETVSFMANSEFATREVGVPGLRRNYGLDVDFKPNNDSGGQATINELTSGRVTAADIYTTTPAIATENLVVLEDPKHNFPANNIVPVLAKSKDSPELRKVLDAVSAQLTVEELRSLNEMVSGTQKLEVEDAAERWVKEHGLNKQLGS; this is encoded by the coding sequence ATGCGAACGCTCCCTCGCCGGCGGACCTGGATCAGGGTCACCCTGGTGCCGTTGATCGTGATGCTGCTGGCGACCGTCGTCGCAGGATGCTTCGATCCGCTCAACCGTGCGGGATCTCGTGATCCCGATCCCCGGCACATCGTCGTCGGATCAGGGGGCGTGCTGGAAAGCCAGATCATCGGTCAGATCTACATCGACGTTCTCGAGGCCAACGGGTTCACGGCCGAGAACCAGCTCAATTCGGGTACCCGTGAGCGTTACCTTCCCGCCCTGCGTGCCGGCGACATCGACATCGCTCCCGACTACATCGGGAACCTGCTCCAGTATCTGGCAGCGGCCGCTCCCGGCCTGTCTGAGGAAGAGGTGACGAAGTACTCGTCGCTGACGTCGTTGCCCGACATCGAGAATGCGTTGCCCGCAGTACTCGGTGACGATCTGCTGACTTACACACCGGCTCCCGGCTCCAACTCGGACTCGGTGACCGTCACCCGACAGAGCGCAGAGAAATGGAACCTGGTGTCCATCGCAGACCTCGCGCGGGTGGCGCAGTCGGAGACCGTCAGCTTCATGGCCAACAGCGAGTTCGCCACCCGTGAGGTGGGGGTACCGGGCCTACGCCGAAACTATGGGCTGGACGTGGACTTCAAACCCAACAACGACAGCGGTGGCCAGGCCACCATCAACGAGCTGACCAGCGGACGGGTCACCGCCGCCGACATCTACACCACAACGCCCGCGATAGCCACGGAAAACCTTGTGGTGCTCGAAGATCCGAAACACAACTTCCCCGCCAACAACATCGTGCCGGTGCTGGCGAAGTCGAAGGACTCGCCGGAACTACGCAAGGTGCTTGACGCGGTGTCGGCACAACTGACCGTCGAGGAACTCCGAAGCCTGAACGAGATGGTCTCGGGCACACAGAAACTCGAAGTCGAAGATGCGGCAGAGCGCTGGGTGAAAGAGCACGGACTCAACAAGCAGCTGGGGTCATGA